One genomic window of Geodermatophilus sp. DSM 44513 includes the following:
- a CDS encoding winged helix-turn-helix domain-containing protein produces MGAPVVDRLPAALARRIALAAQGLADPRPAGAVDTRALRRLAARLAVLQIDSVNVLSRAHYLPAFSRLGPYPREALDDLAGRRRELFEYWAHEASLLPVRLHPHLRWRMAAAEEHAWGSMVGIQRDRPGYVSEVLDRVRATGPLKASDLAEPRPDRPGSMWNWHAGKVALEWLFYTGVVTTRGRTAGFERVYDLTERVLPAAVLQAPTPEPADAVRELVRTAARALGVATERDLRDYFRLRPAAARAAIAELADAGELLPVEVAGWGAPAWLDPAARRPRRAGARALLSPFDSLVWERPRVERLFGFRYRLEIYTPAARRVHGYYVLPFLLGDRLVARVDLKADRQAGVLRVQSAFAEDGVDRAEVADALAAELALMADWMLLDAVVVAGRGDLAADLAAAVGRS; encoded by the coding sequence GTGGGAGCACCCGTCGTCGACCGGCTGCCGGCCGCCCTGGCCCGGCGCATCGCCCTGGCCGCGCAGGGCCTCGCCGACCCCCGGCCGGCGGGCGCCGTCGACACCCGGGCACTGCGCCGGCTGGCCGCCCGCCTCGCGGTGCTGCAGATCGACTCGGTCAACGTGCTGTCCCGCGCCCACTACCTGCCCGCGTTCAGCCGGCTCGGACCCTATCCGCGGGAGGCGCTCGACGACCTGGCCGGCCGCCGCCGGGAGCTGTTCGAGTACTGGGCGCACGAGGCCTCGCTGCTGCCCGTCCGGCTGCACCCGCACCTGCGCTGGCGGATGGCCGCCGCCGAGGAACACGCCTGGGGCTCCATGGTCGGCATCCAGCGGGACCGGCCCGGCTACGTCAGCGAGGTGCTCGACCGGGTGCGGGCGACCGGGCCGCTCAAGGCCAGCGACCTGGCCGAGCCCCGCCCGGACCGCCCCGGGAGCATGTGGAACTGGCACGCCGGCAAGGTGGCGCTGGAGTGGCTGTTCTACACCGGCGTGGTCACCACCCGCGGCCGCACGGCCGGCTTCGAGCGGGTCTACGACCTCACCGAGCGGGTGCTGCCGGCCGCCGTCCTGCAGGCCCCCACCCCCGAGCCGGCCGACGCCGTCCGCGAGCTGGTGCGCACCGCCGCCCGCGCGCTCGGCGTGGCCACCGAGCGGGACCTGCGCGACTACTTCCGGCTGCGCCCGGCCGCCGCGCGGGCGGCGATCGCCGAGCTGGCCGACGCCGGCGAGCTGCTGCCCGTGGAGGTGGCCGGCTGGGGCGCGCCCGCGTGGCTGGACCCGGCGGCGCGCCGTCCCCGCCGGGCGGGCGCCCGGGCGCTGCTGAGCCCCTTCGACTCCCTGGTGTGGGAGCGGCCGCGGGTGGAGCGGCTGTTCGGCTTCCGGTACCGGCTGGAGATCTACACGCCGGCCGCCCGCCGGGTGCACGGCTACTACGTGCTGCCCTTCCTGCTCGGTGACCGGCTGGTCGCCCGGGTGGACCTCAAGGCCGACCGGCAGGCCGGCGTCCTGCGCGTGCAGTCCGCGTTCGCCGAGGACGGCGTGGACCGCGCCGAGGTGGCCGACGCGCTCGCCGCGGAGCTGGCGCTCATGGCCGACTGGATGCTGCTCGACGCGGTCGTCGTGGCCGGGCGCGGCGACCTGGCCGCCGACCTCGCCGCCGCCGTCGGCCGCTCATGA
- a CDS encoding sigma-70 family RNA polymerase sigma factor, with amino-acid sequence MARHLRPLGGAELDVRAAYAAHGPELYRFALRQLGDGGAAQDVVQEVFLRAWRSAGAYDPQLASLRTWLFAIARNVVVDEARRFAVRPWQRTLTEVTDDDTPAVGGIDEAVVDAWVVEEALRRIGEEHRTAIVQTHLRGRPHAEVAAEFGIPVGTLRSRVFYGLKALRLAMEEMGVEP; translated from the coding sequence ATGGCGCGTCACCTGAGGCCGCTGGGCGGGGCGGAGCTCGACGTCCGTGCCGCCTACGCCGCGCACGGCCCGGAGCTGTACCGGTTCGCGCTGCGCCAGCTCGGCGACGGTGGCGCCGCGCAGGACGTCGTCCAGGAGGTGTTCCTGCGGGCGTGGCGCTCGGCGGGCGCCTACGACCCGCAGCTGGCCAGCCTGCGCACCTGGCTGTTCGCGATCGCCCGGAACGTCGTGGTCGACGAGGCGCGTCGCTTCGCCGTCCGGCCGTGGCAGCGCACCCTGACGGAGGTCACCGACGACGACACCCCCGCCGTGGGGGGGATCGACGAGGCAGTCGTGGACGCCTGGGTGGTGGAGGAGGCGCTGCGCCGGATCGGGGAGGAGCACCGGACGGCGATCGTGCAGACCCACCTGCGCGGCCGGCCGCACGCCGAGGTGGCCGCCGAGTTCGGGATACCGGTCGGGACGCTGCGCAGCCGGGTGTTCTACGGCCTCAAGGCACTGCGGCTGGCGATGGAGGAGATGGGGGTGGAACCGTGA
- a CDS encoding dihydrofolate reductase — protein MLGLVWAQARGGVIGAGGRLPWHLPEDLRSFRELTTGSTVVMGRRTWESLPARSRPLPGRRNVVLSTDPAWAADGAERAGSVDEVLADEVLTRRDGGDVWVIGGGRVYAAFLPHASRVVVTDVDTDADGDTWAPALGADWVRVARAPGSGWSVSATGLRYAVSDHRRATGDADVPPGRVGRFSA, from the coding sequence GTGCTCGGACTGGTCTGGGCCCAGGCCCGCGGCGGGGTGATCGGCGCCGGCGGGCGGCTGCCCTGGCACCTGCCCGAGGACCTCCGCTCGTTCCGGGAGCTCACCACCGGCAGCACCGTGGTCATGGGCCGGCGCACCTGGGAGTCGCTGCCCGCGCGGTCCCGCCCGCTGCCCGGCCGGCGCAACGTCGTGCTCAGCACCGACCCGGCCTGGGCCGCCGACGGGGCGGAGCGCGCCGGCTCCGTCGACGAGGTGCTGGCCGACGAGGTGCTGACCCGGCGCGACGGCGGTGACGTGTGGGTCATCGGCGGCGGGCGGGTGTACGCCGCCTTCCTCCCGCACGCCTCCCGGGTGGTCGTCACCGACGTCGACACCGACGCCGACGGCGACACCTGGGCACCCGCGCTGGGGGCCGACTGGGTGCGGGTGGCGCGCGCCCCCGGGTCGGGCTGGTCGGTCTCGGCCACCGGGCTGCGGTACGCGGTGTCCGACCACCGGCGCGCGACGGGCGACGCCGACGTGCCCCCCGGGCGGGTCGGTAGATTCTCGGCATGA
- a CDS encoding thymidylate synthase, whose amino-acid sequence MGSDGEQVDTQYEDLLRRVLEQGTPKSDRTGTGTVSLFGERLRYDLSERFPLVTTKRVHFRSVALELLWFLRGDGNVRWLQDNGVSIWDEWASPEGELGPVYGVQWRSWPTPDGGHVDQLAGVLETLRTDPDSRRMVVSAWNVAALPEMALAPCHALFQFSVAGGRLSCQLYQRSADMFLGVPFNIASYALLTRMVADQAGLAPGDLVWVGGDCHVYSNHVEQVREQLSREALPFPTLNLAPAPSLFDYTYEHLTLRDYRHHPAIRAAVAV is encoded by the coding sequence GTGGGCAGCGACGGAGAACAGGTCGACACGCAGTACGAGGACCTGCTGCGCCGGGTGCTGGAGCAGGGCACCCCGAAGTCCGACCGGACGGGCACCGGCACGGTGAGCCTGTTCGGCGAGCGGCTGCGCTACGACCTGTCCGAGCGGTTCCCGCTGGTGACGACGAAGCGCGTGCACTTCCGGTCGGTCGCCCTCGAGCTGCTGTGGTTCCTCCGCGGCGACGGCAACGTGCGCTGGCTGCAGGACAACGGGGTCAGCATCTGGGACGAGTGGGCCTCCCCGGAGGGGGAGCTGGGGCCGGTGTACGGCGTCCAGTGGCGGTCGTGGCCCACGCCCGACGGCGGGCACGTCGACCAGCTGGCCGGCGTCCTGGAGACGCTGCGCACCGACCCGGACTCCCGGCGCATGGTCGTCTCGGCGTGGAACGTCGCGGCGCTCCCGGAGATGGCCCTGGCGCCCTGCCACGCGCTGTTCCAGTTCTCCGTCGCCGGCGGGCGGCTGTCCTGCCAGCTCTACCAGCGCAGCGCCGACATGTTCCTCGGCGTGCCGTTCAACATCGCCAGCTACGCGCTGCTCACCCGCATGGTCGCCGACCAGGCCGGCCTGGCCCCCGGTGACCTGGTCTGGGTCGGCGGCGACTGCCACGTCTACAGCAACCACGTCGAGCAGGTCCGCGAGCAGCTCTCCCGCGAGGCGCTGCCGTTCCCGACGCTGAACCTCGCCCCCGCCCCGTCGCTGTTCGACTACACCTACGAGCACCTCACCCTGCGCGACTACCGGCACCACCCGGCCATCCGCGCCGCGGTGGCGGTCTGA
- a CDS encoding DUF1232 domain-containing protein, whose translation MGWVQPALSVGAGLVLLWAALLVALWWARPADLTVRQALRLLPDLVRLVRRLAVDPALPRGVRVRLWLLLGYLLLPVDLVPDVVPVLGYADDVVVVALALRAVVRAAGDAALVRSWPGSPAALAVVRRLAGLPAGS comes from the coding sequence GTGGGGTGGGTGCAGCCGGCGCTGTCCGTGGGGGCCGGGCTGGTGCTGCTGTGGGCCGCGCTGCTCGTGGCGCTGTGGTGGGCCCGGCCGGCGGACCTGACCGTGCGGCAGGCGCTGCGGCTGCTGCCGGACCTGGTCCGGCTGGTGCGCCGGCTGGCCGTCGACCCCGCCCTGCCGCGCGGGGTGCGGGTGCGGTTGTGGCTGCTGCTGGGCTACCTGCTGCTCCCGGTCGACCTGGTGCCCGACGTCGTCCCGGTGCTCGGGTACGCCGACGACGTGGTGGTCGTGGCCCTGGCGCTGCGCGCTGTGGTGCGCGCGGCGGGGGACGCGGCGCTGGTCCGCTCCTGGCCGGGGAGCCCGGCGGCGCTGGCCGTGGTCCGCCGGCTGGCCGGCCTCCCGGCCGGGTCATGA
- a CDS encoding S9 family peptidase: protein MPEHDSLPYGSWPTPVTSELVVRAAARLAEVCVDGEDVWWSESRPAEAGRSAIVRRSADGTTADVLPPPWNARTRVHEYGGGSWTVADGVLWFTDFADQRLYRLAPGDGGPVAVTPEPAVPAGVRHADFSPLPDGAVLAVRETHTASGAAAEVVNEVVRVEPDGSTTVLVSGPDFVSDPRMAPDGVTLCWLQWDHPHMPWDAAQLVVRAADGSEQVVAGGPGESVVRPVWGEDLALWWLDDRTDVWSLYRRRPHGGAELVLDVGSDIAGPQWVFGQSRYALLADGRVALAYGREGADRLAVLEPGGDLRELDLPHAAYAQVRAQGTSVVCVAGGPDAEPVVLRVGVDGGVDGGGSEVLRPARDLGLDPAWFSRPEHVTFPTPDAGTGVSEAHALVYPPTNPQATAPEGDLPPLLVVVHGGPTSAARAVLELGVQYWTSRGFCVADVDYRGSTGYGRRHRDALQGRWGQVDLDDVIACARHLADAGRVDPARMAIRGGSAGGYTTLAALSMRPGTFTAGASHFGVADLGALAEETHKFESRYLDGLVAPWPEGRAVYDERSPINHVDALDTPLAVFQGDEDRVVPPEQAEVVVAALGARGVPHAYLLFPGEQHGFRRAENIRAALDGELSFYAQVWGFALPAEEGIAPIEVVRPAG, encoded by the coding sequence GTGCCCGAACACGACTCCCTCCCGTACGGCAGCTGGCCGACCCCCGTCACCTCCGAGCTCGTCGTCCGCGCCGCCGCACGCCTGGCCGAGGTCTGCGTCGACGGGGAGGACGTCTGGTGGTCCGAGTCCCGCCCCGCCGAGGCGGGGCGCTCGGCGATCGTGCGCCGGAGCGCCGACGGCACGACCGCCGACGTCCTGCCACCGCCCTGGAACGCCCGGACGCGCGTCCACGAGTACGGCGGTGGGTCCTGGACGGTGGCCGACGGCGTCCTGTGGTTCACGGACTTCGCCGACCAGCGGCTCTACCGGCTCGCCCCCGGCGACGGCGGCCCGGTCGCGGTCACGCCGGAGCCCGCGGTGCCCGCCGGCGTCCGGCACGCGGACTTCTCCCCGCTGCCCGACGGGGCCGTCCTGGCGGTGCGCGAGACGCACACGGCGAGCGGCGCGGCGGCCGAGGTGGTCAACGAGGTCGTCCGCGTCGAGCCGGACGGGTCGACGACCGTGCTGGTCAGCGGCCCGGACTTCGTGTCCGACCCGCGGATGGCACCGGACGGCGTCACGCTCTGCTGGCTGCAGTGGGACCACCCGCACATGCCGTGGGACGCCGCGCAGCTCGTCGTCCGGGCCGCCGACGGGAGCGAGCAGGTGGTCGCGGGCGGGCCCGGCGAGTCGGTGGTGCGGCCGGTGTGGGGCGAGGACCTGGCGCTGTGGTGGCTGGACGACCGCACCGACGTCTGGTCGCTGTACCGCCGCCGGCCGCACGGCGGGGCGGAGCTCGTGCTCGACGTCGGCAGCGACATCGCCGGACCGCAGTGGGTCTTCGGGCAGAGCCGGTACGCGCTGCTGGCCGACGGCCGGGTCGCCCTCGCCTACGGCCGGGAGGGCGCCGACCGGCTGGCCGTGCTCGAGCCCGGCGGCGACCTGCGCGAGCTGGACCTGCCCCACGCGGCCTACGCCCAGGTCCGGGCGCAGGGCACGTCGGTGGTCTGCGTGGCCGGCGGGCCGGACGCCGAGCCGGTGGTGCTGCGGGTCGGGGTCGACGGCGGGGTCGACGGCGGCGGGAGCGAGGTACTCCGGCCGGCCCGCGACCTGGGGCTGGACCCGGCCTGGTTCTCCCGGCCGGAGCACGTGACCTTCCCCACCCCGGACGCCGGCACCGGCGTCTCCGAGGCGCACGCGCTGGTCTACCCGCCGACCAACCCGCAGGCGACCGCGCCGGAGGGCGACCTGCCGCCGCTGCTCGTGGTCGTCCACGGCGGGCCGACGTCGGCAGCGCGTGCGGTCCTCGAGCTGGGCGTCCAGTACTGGACCTCCCGCGGCTTCTGCGTCGCCGACGTCGACTACCGCGGGTCCACCGGCTACGGGCGCCGGCACCGCGACGCGCTCCAGGGCCGGTGGGGCCAGGTCGACCTCGACGACGTCATCGCCTGCGCGCGCCACCTCGCCGACGCCGGCCGCGTCGACCCGGCGCGGATGGCGATCCGGGGCGGCTCGGCCGGCGGCTACACCACGCTGGCCGCGCTGAGCATGCGCCCGGGCACCTTCACGGCGGGCGCCAGCCACTTCGGCGTCGCGGACCTCGGCGCCCTGGCCGAGGAGACGCACAAGTTCGAGTCCCGCTACCTCGACGGCCTGGTCGCCCCCTGGCCGGAGGGCCGGGCGGTCTACGACGAGCGGTCACCGATCAACCACGTCGACGCCCTCGACACCCCGCTGGCGGTCTTCCAGGGCGACGAGGACCGCGTCGTGCCGCCCGAGCAGGCGGAGGTGGTCGTCGCGGCGCTGGGCGCCCGGGGCGTGCCGCACGCGTACCTGCTGTTCCCCGGCGAGCAGCACGGGTTCCGCAGGGCCGAGAACATCCGCGCCGCCCTGGACGGCGAGCTGTCCTTCTACGCCCAGGTGTGGGGGTTCGCCCTGCCGGCGGAGGAGGGCATCGCACCGATCGAGGTGGTGCGCCCCGCCGGGTGA
- a CDS encoding ribonuclease J has protein sequence MTTATTQPHLDLQVPPALPAGGLRVMALGGLGEIGRNMAVLEFDGKLLVIDCGVLFPEAEQPGVDLILPDFGVIEHRLDDVVAVVLTHGHEDHIGAIPYLLRMRRDLPLVGSRFTLALVKAKLREHRLDPVLVEVAAGDDHVAGPFHCEFISVNHSIPDALAVAVHTPAGVLVHTGDFKMDQLPLDGVLTDLGAFARLGLEGIDLLLADSTNAEIPGFVTPERSIGPVLEDVFRRATQRLIVSSFASHVHRIQQVLDAADTHGRKVAFVGRSMVRNMGVARDLGLLRVAPGLMVSLDEATSMPPEQVVLVSTGSQGEPLSALGRMARGEHHQVTIEAGDTIVLASSLVPGNETAVYKVINGLARLGATVVHKETAKVHVSGHAPAGELRTLLNVAKPRHLMPVHGEWRHLRAHAALAEETGMPADRVLLAENGVVVDLVDGKATIVGSVPVGDVYVDGLNVGDVGEESLQERRILGDEGFVALTVVIEPSTRTIVRPVHLSARGFADDPAVFDPALQLVEEALRRTLADGTTDAHRLSQVIRRTMGKWVSDTHRRRPMIIPTVLEV, from the coding sequence GTGACCACCGCGACCACCCAGCCGCACCTGGACCTGCAGGTCCCGCCCGCCCTGCCGGCCGGCGGCCTGCGGGTGATGGCACTCGGCGGCCTCGGCGAGATCGGCCGCAACATGGCCGTGCTGGAGTTCGACGGCAAGCTGCTGGTCATCGACTGCGGCGTGCTGTTCCCCGAGGCCGAGCAGCCCGGCGTCGACCTGATCCTGCCGGACTTCGGGGTCATCGAGCACCGGCTCGACGACGTCGTGGCCGTCGTCCTCACCCACGGGCACGAGGACCACATCGGCGCGATCCCCTACCTGCTGCGGATGCGCCGGGACCTCCCGCTGGTCGGCTCTCGGTTCACCCTCGCGCTGGTCAAGGCCAAGCTGCGCGAGCACCGGCTGGACCCGGTGCTGGTCGAGGTCGCGGCGGGCGACGACCACGTCGCCGGCCCCTTCCACTGCGAGTTCATCTCGGTCAACCACTCGATCCCCGACGCGCTGGCCGTCGCCGTGCACACGCCGGCGGGGGTCCTGGTGCACACCGGTGACTTCAAGATGGACCAGCTGCCGCTGGACGGCGTCCTCACCGACCTGGGCGCCTTCGCCCGGCTGGGCCTGGAGGGCATCGACCTGCTGCTCGCCGACTCCACGAACGCGGAGATCCCCGGCTTCGTGACCCCGGAGCGGTCCATCGGCCCGGTCCTGGAGGACGTGTTCCGGCGGGCCACCCAGCGGCTGATCGTCTCCAGCTTCGCCAGCCACGTGCACCGCATCCAGCAGGTGCTCGACGCCGCGGACACCCACGGCCGCAAGGTCGCCTTCGTCGGCCGCTCGATGGTGCGCAACATGGGGGTGGCCCGCGACCTCGGGCTGCTGCGGGTGGCCCCCGGCCTCATGGTCAGCCTGGACGAGGCCACCAGCATGCCGCCGGAGCAGGTGGTGCTGGTCAGCACCGGCTCCCAGGGCGAGCCGCTGTCCGCGCTGGGGCGGATGGCCCGCGGGGAGCACCACCAGGTGACCATCGAGGCCGGCGACACCATCGTGCTGGCCTCCTCGCTGGTGCCCGGCAACGAGACGGCGGTCTACAAGGTGATCAACGGGCTGGCCCGGCTCGGTGCCACCGTGGTGCACAAGGAGACCGCGAAGGTGCACGTCTCCGGGCACGCCCCGGCCGGCGAGCTGCGCACCCTGCTCAACGTGGCCAAGCCGCGCCACCTCATGCCCGTGCACGGCGAGTGGCGGCACCTGCGCGCGCACGCCGCGCTGGCCGAGGAGACCGGCATGCCCGCCGACCGCGTGCTGCTCGCCGAGAACGGCGTCGTGGTCGACCTGGTCGACGGCAAGGCGACGATCGTCGGCTCGGTCCCGGTCGGCGACGTCTACGTCGACGGGCTCAACGTCGGCGACGTGGGGGAGGAGTCGCTGCAGGAGCGGCGGATCCTCGGTGACGAGGGGTTCGTCGCGCTGACCGTGGTCATCGAGCCCTCGACCCGCACCATCGTGCGGCCGGTACACCTGTCCGCGCGCGGGTTCGCCGACGACCCGGCCGTCTTCGACCCGGCGCTGCAGCTGGTCGAGGAGGCGCTGCGCCGCACGCTGGCCGACGGGACGACCGACGCGCACCGGCTGTCCCAGGTGATCCGCCGGACGATGGGCAAGTGGGTGTCCGACACCCACCGCCGCCGGCCGATGATCATCCCCACCGTCCTGGAGGTGTAG
- the dapA gene encoding 4-hydroxy-tetrahydrodipicolinate synthase codes for MTSDPARPFGRVLTAMVTPFAEDGSIDLAGAQELAAHLVDRQAHDGLVVLGTTGEAPTLSDGEQSAVLEAVLDAVGDRATVVAGVGTNDTAHSIENARRAERLGAHGLLVVTPYYNRPPQAGLLRHFTAVADATDLPVMLYDIPPRSVVPIEVDTLARLAEHPRIVAVKDAKGDLGAVMQTLARTDLAYYSGEDVLNLPLLAVGAVGVVSVVGHLTGPRLAELIAAVESGDLVKARTVNDGLLPVYAGVFRTQGVILTKAALRELGLPAGPVRPPLVDATPDQIAQLRVDLADGGIPL; via the coding sequence ATGACCAGTGACCCCGCCCGGCCCTTCGGGCGTGTGCTCACGGCGATGGTGACGCCCTTCGCCGAGGACGGCTCGATCGACCTGGCCGGGGCCCAGGAGCTGGCCGCCCACCTGGTCGACCGGCAGGCGCACGACGGGCTGGTCGTCCTCGGCACGACGGGGGAGGCGCCCACCCTCAGCGACGGCGAGCAGTCCGCCGTCCTCGAGGCCGTGCTCGACGCCGTGGGCGACCGGGCCACCGTGGTGGCCGGCGTGGGCACCAACGACACCGCGCACAGCATCGAGAACGCCCGCCGCGCCGAGCGGCTGGGCGCGCACGGCCTGCTGGTCGTGACCCCGTACTACAACCGGCCCCCGCAGGCCGGCCTGCTGCGGCACTTCACCGCCGTCGCCGACGCCACCGACCTGCCGGTGATGCTCTACGACATCCCGCCGCGCTCGGTGGTGCCCATCGAGGTGGACACCCTGGCCCGGCTGGCCGAGCACCCGCGGATCGTCGCGGTCAAGGACGCCAAGGGCGACCTCGGCGCGGTCATGCAGACGCTGGCCCGCACCGACCTGGCCTACTACAGCGGCGAGGACGTGCTCAACCTGCCGCTGCTGGCGGTCGGTGCCGTCGGCGTCGTCAGCGTCGTCGGGCACCTCACCGGGCCGCGGCTGGCCGAGCTGATCGCCGCCGTGGAGTCCGGTGACCTGGTCAAGGCCCGGACGGTCAACGACGGCCTCCTGCCGGTCTACGCCGGCGTCTTCCGCACCCAGGGCGTCATCCTGACCAAGGCGGCGCTGCGCGAGCTCGGCCTGCCGGCCGGGCCCGTGCGCCCGCCCCTGGTCGACGCCACCCCCGACCAGATCGCGCAGCTGCGCGTCGACCTCGCCGACGGAGGCATCCCCCTGTGA
- a CDS encoding GNAT family N-acetyltransferase translates to MQPSSPFPRRSGTAEVSVRPARPGDAEAIARVQLVTWRTAYRSVLPAEVLDAWDAAAAADTWRAAVTSPPTPGHGVLVAVEQDAVVGFAAHGPAELGPGEASSPAGPSSEVAALLVEPRWGRRGHGSRLLAAVTDLARADGTARLQVWLPEQDVVSAGFFESAGWGPDGWVRTLDTGGAPLREVRWHTLLEEGRT, encoded by the coding sequence GTGCAGCCGTCCTCGCCGTTCCCCCGCCGGTCGGGGACCGCGGAGGTCTCGGTGCGCCCGGCCCGGCCCGGTGACGCCGAGGCGATCGCCCGCGTGCAGCTGGTCACCTGGCGGACGGCCTACCGCAGCGTGCTGCCGGCCGAGGTCCTCGACGCCTGGGACGCGGCCGCGGCGGCGGACACCTGGCGGGCCGCGGTCACCAGCCCGCCGACCCCGGGACACGGCGTCCTGGTGGCCGTGGAGCAGGACGCGGTGGTCGGCTTCGCCGCGCACGGCCCGGCGGAGCTGGGCCCCGGGGAGGCGTCCTCCCCGGCCGGCCCGAGCAGCGAGGTGGCCGCACTGCTGGTCGAGCCCCGGTGGGGCCGCCGGGGGCACGGCAGCCGGTTGCTGGCCGCCGTCACCGACCTCGCCCGGGCCGACGGGACGGCGCGGCTGCAGGTGTGGCTGCCCGAGCAGGACGTCGTCTCGGCCGGCTTCTTCGAGTCGGCCGGCTGGGGGCCGGACGGGTGGGTGCGCACGCTGGACACCGGTGGGGCGCCCCTGCGCGAGGTCCGCTGGCACACGCTGCTGGAGGAGGGCCGGACGTGA
- a CDS encoding zf-HC2 domain-containing protein has translation MTDQGEHRRVREQLGWYALGHGTPEERAGVRAHLDGCAACRAELAELAPLPAWLARVDPDRLDEQQPAPPAGLGDAVLARIAAESAAVRNRPSRRVLAAAAAVGVAAAGFGVGWLVRPVPPQPPLEPVAVEVATTDIQATANVIPHTWGVEVRLVGEGFTAGAVYEVVVTDEDGTAVPAGQFLGIGPGELSCNLNSSVLREDATGFEVLAADGTVVASSQL, from the coding sequence GTGACCGATCAGGGAGAGCACCGCAGGGTGCGCGAGCAGCTGGGCTGGTACGCCCTCGGGCACGGGACGCCGGAGGAGCGGGCCGGCGTCCGCGCGCACCTGGACGGGTGCGCCGCCTGCCGCGCGGAGTTGGCCGAGCTGGCCCCGCTGCCGGCCTGGCTGGCGCGGGTGGACCCCGACCGGCTCGACGAGCAGCAGCCGGCGCCGCCGGCCGGGCTCGGCGACGCGGTGCTGGCCCGGATCGCCGCGGAGAGCGCCGCGGTCCGGAACCGGCCGTCCCGGCGGGTGCTGGCCGCGGCGGCCGCCGTGGGCGTCGCGGCGGCCGGCTTCGGCGTCGGGTGGCTGGTGCGGCCGGTGCCGCCGCAGCCGCCGCTGGAGCCGGTCGCGGTCGAGGTCGCCACGACCGACATCCAGGCGACCGCGAACGTCATCCCGCACACCTGGGGCGTGGAGGTGCGGCTGGTCGGCGAGGGCTTCACGGCCGGCGCGGTCTACGAGGTCGTGGTGACCGACGAGGACGGCACGGCGGTCCCGGCGGGGCAGTTCCTCGGCATCGGCCCGGGCGAGCTGAGCTGCAACCTCAACTCCTCGGTGCTGCGCGAGGACGCCACCGGCTTCGAGGTGCTCGCCGCCGACGGCACGGTGGTGGCCAGCTCACAGCTGTGA